The genomic segment GGCTTTGATCCGGGATGACAAAATCCATCAGATCTACTCTATGATGCAGGCAGGGCAGAAATATGGTATGAAGACTATGAATCAGTCCTTAGCAGAGCTTTATCTGACCCATAAGATAACGATTGGAGATGCAATAGGGAGAAGTTCGAACCCTCAGGAGTTGAATGAGCTCTTGTCCAAAAAGGAGCAGATCTCTAACCTGGTGTGATTTTTTTGAAATGAAGGAGGAGTAAATTGCCTATCTTCGAATACAAAGGAAAGACCTTAGCCGGAACATCTGTTTCCGGAGAGCTTAAAGCCAGAGACCGGGGCGAGCTGGAAAAGCTTCTGCGCAATAATAAGATCCTGGTAAGCTCGGTGATAAAAAAGCCATCCAGCATCAAACTCAGCTTTGGCCGTAAAAAAATTAAAAAAGTTCACATCTCCAGGTTTACCCGCCAGTTCGCTACCATGATCGGGGCAGGACTTCCCATGGTTCAATGTCTGGAGATACTCTCTCAGCAGAGCGATTCTGCAGGGATGAGAAAAGTGATCGGACAGGTCAAGGAAAGTGTCCAGGCAGGCACCACTTTAGCTGAAGCTCTATCCAGGCACAAGAAGACCTTCGATGATCTTTATGTAAACATGGTGGATGCCGGTGAGATAGGAGGAGCTCTGGATTCCATCCTTATAAGGTTAGCCGTCTATCGCGAGAAGGCTGATGCTTTGGTGCGAAAGGTAAGGGGCGCTCTGATCTATCCTGCTGTTATCCTTATAGTGGCTATAGGAGCTACTACCTTAATGCTTACTTACATTGTGCCCATCTTCGCCAAAATGTTTTCCGGGGTTGGAGCTGAGCTTCCAGGACCTACAAAATTCGTCTTAGGTTTAAGTCATTTCTTAAGAGCCAACTTTCTGGCCGGGTTGATTTTCCTGGCCCTGGCTGCAGTTGGGTTCAGGTTCTATGTGCGGACCGATCAGGGCCGTTTGACTATCGATAAACTCCTTTTGAAGCTTCCCTTAATCGGTGATCTTTTAAGGAAAAGCGCAATTTCCAGATTTACCCGCACCCTCGGAACTTTGATCTCCTCTGGAGTATCGATACTGGAGGCGCTGGACATCACTGCCAAGACTGCTGGTAACAAAGTTATCCAGAATGCCATAAAGAAATCGGTTGTCGCTATTGCTGAAGGAGAAACTATAACCCAGCCTTTGAAAGAGACCGGGGTATTTCCTCCTATGGTAACCCAGATGATCTCAGTTGGAGAAAAGACCGGAGGACTGGATGATATGCTTAGCAAGATAGCAGATTTCTACGAGGAGGAAGTGGATGCGGCTGTCTCAGCCTTGACCTCGATTATCGAGCCGGTGGTGATCATCTTTATGGGCGGCATAGTGGGAGGCATCCTGATCTCCATGTATCTGCCTATGTTCGATATCATAGGTAAAATTGGATAAGAAAACAAAATGGCTTAATGATTGACGATCTCCTGCCCTGGGTAAAACCAGGGCAGTTTTTTAGGCAAACAGTTTTTTCCCGACTGCAATGAACTCCAAAAAAAGAACACCAGAGCCTGCTAAGATCTCTCTTCCGCTTTTCTTCAGGCTATTGATTTACGTTTTTATACTTTTGACAGTAATCCTGTACTTCAAAGTTTCGAAAGAGCTTTTTTTTCCCTTTCTCTGCTATAGCCTGACAACCTTCGCTTTGCTTATGCTCCTGTTGTTCAAAGAAAAACTTAACTCTGAACTGTTGTTCAAGGGAGTGGTCGTTCTTCAGTTGATCTTCGAGGTCCTGGTGGAAACCGGCATAATGGCTGCAAGCGGTAGAGCGGAGAGCCCCTTTGCTATCCTCTTTCTTCTGACCATAGTGTCGGCCAGCCTGTTTTACAATCTGGCAGGCGCCTTGCTTGTGGCAACTTTATCCAGCCTGGGATACGCCTCAACCATCATCTGGGGTAATCTTTTCGCTTTTAAAAATCTACTGTCGGTCGACTGGATAAAAAATATCTATCAGTTAAATGACCCTGATTTTTACAGGATATTCTTATATCTCTGTTCTTTTTACCTGATTGCTTTTTTGAGCGGCTACCTTTCTGAACGCTTAAAAGTAAAGGGGCGGGAGCTTTCCCTGGTCTCGCTGGAACTGGACCGGATGAAAATGGAGACGGATGACATACTCCAGCATATGCACAGCGGGCTTATCACCGTAGACACAC from the Candidatus Zixiibacteriota bacterium genome contains:
- a CDS encoding type II secretion system F family protein gives rise to the protein MPIFEYKGKTLAGTSVSGELKARDRGELEKLLRNNKILVSSVIKKPSSIKLSFGRKKIKKVHISRFTRQFATMIGAGLPMVQCLEILSQQSDSAGMRKVIGQVKESVQAGTTLAEALSRHKKTFDDLYVNMVDAGEIGGALDSILIRLAVYREKADALVRKVRGALIYPAVILIVAIGATTLMLTYIVPIFAKMFSGVGAELPGPTKFVLGLSHFLRANFLAGLIFLALAAVGFRFYVRTDQGRLTIDKLLLKLPLIGDLLRKSAISRFTRTLGTLISSGVSILEALDITAKTAGNKVIQNAIKKSVVAIAEGETITQPLKETGVFPPMVTQMISVGEKTGGLDDMLSKIADFYEEEVDAAVSALTSIIEPVVIIFMGGIVGGILISMYLPMFDIIGKIG